The region ACTTGTAATTTGCAAACAAAGTTCGCGCGTAGGACATAATATAAGTGTTTGGGTTTGCTTATCTTCGACATCGGTTAAATGTAATGCCGGTAAACCAAAAGCGGCTGTTTTACCTGTTCCTGTTTGGGCAAGGCCTATAAAATCTTGTCTTGAGTTTAAAAGGAAGGGTATTGTTTGTGCCTGTATAGGCGTGGGTTGCTCGAAACCCAATTCCTGAATTGCGTCCAGTATATCTACCTGCAATCCGGATTCGGCGAAAGTTTGAATCATAAAAATCTTAAATAATTAGCGTGTAAAGGTAATACTATTTTATGGCAAGGAGGCCTTATTATTAATTTATTCCCAAAAGTTTAACAAATTTGATGCCCAAAATCACAATAAAAGCCCAATACAATTATTACATTTGTTTTTTACCTTCAAAAAACACAATTATTGAAAGAGGCAGATAACATAATTTTAGGTATAGATCCGGGCACTACCATCATGGGATATGGTGTGATTGATGCATCTGGCAAGCAACCTACACTCTTAAGCATGGGCGTGGTAGATTTGCGAAAGTACAAAGATCACTACCAAAAGTTAAATTACATTTACGACCGCACAAGGATGCTCATTGAACAATATCTGCCAGACGAAATTGCCATTGAAGCCCCTTTCTTCGGCAAAAATGTGCAATCTATGCTCAAACTTGGCAGGGCACAGGGTGTTGCCATTGCTGCGGCGCTATCACATTCGGTGCCAATTGCCGAATATGCACCACGAAAAATCAAACAAGCAATTACAGGTTCAGGGAGTGCATCAAAAGAACAGGTTGCGGGTATGCTCACTCGCATGATGCAAATTGACTCCCTCCCCTCATATCTCGATGCTACTGATGGTCTGGCTGCAGCTGTTTGTCATTTCTATCAACGAATGGTTCCTGACACTAAAAAAAGCAATAGTTGGTCAGATTTTGTCAAGAAAAATCCGGGCAGAGTTAAATAGAAACGGAAATAAACTCATCGATAATCCTGTGGTGAAAAACCCTGGTATTCGGGAATCAACACACCCAAACGAACTTTTTCATCAAAAATCCCAACCTGATCTGATCTAAAAACCGGGGTCGAGAAATTGCTTATTACATGAGCTTCGGAATTTTTTTCTTCGGGCTCCTCAAATGCCACCTTTTCAAGCTGCTCAATTAAATGGCGCGGCAGCCCTGAGTCCATTGGCTCAACCTGAACAGCATCACCGAGCGTCCCGGACAAAAAAATAAACAAAGGTATAATGATGATTGCTTTGTAACTCAATGCGATCATTTTATAAACATTCACAAAAAATCATGGATTAAAAAACCGTTGTCCCTATTTACCGATTTATAATCCCCTAATATCACAACCCTAAAGCAAAATTTATATTGTACGCTGCTCTATTATTTTTTCTTTACTTTAGCCCAGGTATCTCTGAGTGGTACGGTACGGTTGAAAACCATTTTATCTGGTTTGTGGTCGAAACGGTCTGCCACAAAATAGCCCTTACGCTGGAACTGAAAGCGGTCTTCGGGTTTGGCATTGGCCAGAGATGGTTCAACCTTGCAGCCTTTCAAAATTTCTAATGACTCAGGATTGATATATTCTTTATAATCTTTTTCTTTATCTGCTGTTGGTTCTTCAACGGTAAAAAGCCTGTCGTACTGGCGCACCTCTGCATCCAAAGCATGTTGTGCTGAGACCCAGTGAAGTGTTCCTTTTACTTTCCGCATTGATGCTTCTGTACCAGAACCGCTTTTGCTATCGGGATCATACGTGGCATGAATTTCTGTTAAATTCCCTTCAGAATCTTTGATGGCTTCAGTACATTTTACAATATAACCGGCCTTTAGGCGCACTTCTTTGCCCGGAGTCATACGGAAAAATTTTCGCGGTGCATCTTCCATAAAATCATCGCGCTCAATATATAACTCACGACAGAAGGGCATTTCGCGTGTTCCGGCATCTTCATCTTCAGGGTTATTCTCAATCTCTACATGTTCAACTTTATCCTCAGGGTAATTTGTAAGTACCAGTTTAACAGGATTCAGCACAGCCATTACACGAGGTGCTGTTTTATTGAGAGACTCCCGAACTGTGTGCTCCAAAAGGGCCACATCCTGCAAATTATCGCGTTTGGCAATACCAATAATTTCAGAAAAACGTCTTATGGCTGCTGGTGGATAACCTCTGCGCCTAATGCCGGTGATGGTTGGCATGCGTGGGTCGTCCCATCCGGCAACATATCCTTCATTGACAAGCTCAAGCAATTTTCTTTTACTCATCACGGTATATCCAAGATTAAACCTTGCAAATTCAATTTGTTGCGGCCGGTATTCGCCTTCAGCAAGTTGATCAAGGAACCAGTTAT is a window of Salinivirga cyanobacteriivorans DNA encoding:
- a CDS encoding glutamine--tRNA ligase/YqeY domain fusion protein; this encodes MNKPETPSEEKKSLNFIEQIIEEDLKNGKNQKRVHTRFPPEPNGYLHIGHAKSICLNFGLARQYNGKCNLRFDDTNPEKEETEYVESIKADIRWLGFEWDGEEMYASDYFDQLYEWAVKLIKEGKAYVDDQTPEEISKQRGTTKEPGKESPFRERSVEENLDLFEQMKNGAFESGSKVLRAKIDMASPNMLLRDPIMYRILNREHHRTGNKWHIYPMYDYAHGESDYIEGITHSLCTLEFEVHRPLYNWFLDQLAEGEYRPQQIEFARFNLGYTVMSKRKLLELVNEGYVAGWDDPRMPTITGIRRRGYPPAAIRRFSEIIGIAKRDNLQDVALLEHTVRESLNKTAPRVMAVLNPVKLVLTNYPEDKVEHVEIENNPEDEDAGTREMPFCRELYIERDDFMEDAPRKFFRMTPGKEVRLKAGYIVKCTEAIKDSEGNLTEIHATYDPDSKSGSGTEASMRKVKGTLHWVSAQHALDAEVRQYDRLFTVEEPTADKEKDYKEYINPESLEILKGCKVEPSLANAKPEDRFQFQRKGYFVADRFDHKPDKMVFNRTVPLRDTWAKVKKK
- the ruvC gene encoding crossover junction endodeoxyribonuclease RuvC, with translation MKEADNIILGIDPGTTIMGYGVIDASGKQPTLLSMGVVDLRKYKDHYQKLNYIYDRTRMLIEQYLPDEIAIEAPFFGKNVQSMLKLGRAQGVAIAAALSHSVPIAEYAPRKIKQAITGSGSASKEQVAGMLTRMMQIDSLPSYLDATDGLAAAVCHFYQRMVPDTKKSNSWSDFVKKNPGRVK